One segment of Pseudanabaena sp. PCC 6802 DNA contains the following:
- a CDS encoding glycosyltransferase family 4 protein has protein sequence MSSTKFQVLKILDDRKVGGVIKCIEAFLESGIGDDCTFSIRSVAETKSALVGSKPDLIIIHAPCNWTLLSQLYYMRQRCPVIIVDHHYSEAFEQYNVKSKTRFRIMLRACHSLANRVVSVSQAQANWMLQHRLVTPEKLKVITQTPSIQELLAIPLKEWQHPRVLAAYGRFNQQKGFDILLRAMQKLSDRMLQLRIGGYGENEVQLKQIAKDQKNVEFLGLVEDLPTFLDGCDAVVIPSRWEPWGNVCLEAKAAAKPVIVANVDGLSEQVKDCGLLVKPDDPQALTEAIANFCNMSDNTLSTWAENGRRNVKNAQQFYNQEWKNLIWSFCRG, from the coding sequence ATGTCTAGTACAAAGTTTCAAGTACTTAAAATCTTAGACGATCGTAAAGTCGGTGGCGTTATCAAATGTATAGAAGCATTTCTCGAATCTGGTATTGGAGATGACTGTACGTTTTCTATACGCTCAGTTGCAGAGACCAAATCTGCGCTTGTAGGATCTAAGCCAGATTTAATCATCATTCATGCTCCCTGTAATTGGACTCTGCTGTCGCAACTTTATTACATGCGACAGCGATGTCCTGTGATTATTGTCGATCACCATTACTCTGAGGCTTTCGAACAATATAATGTTAAATCCAAAACCCGCTTTCGCATTATGCTACGGGCTTGTCACAGCTTAGCTAATCGCGTTGTCTCTGTGTCGCAAGCTCAGGCAAATTGGATGCTACAACATCGTCTTGTAACGCCAGAAAAACTGAAGGTAATTACTCAGACCCCATCTATTCAAGAATTACTGGCTATACCACTAAAGGAGTGGCAGCATCCGCGTGTATTAGCAGCCTATGGCCGATTTAACCAGCAGAAAGGCTTTGATATTCTCTTGCGAGCGATGCAAAAACTTTCCGATCGGATGTTGCAATTACGGATTGGGGGATATGGTGAGAATGAAGTGCAACTAAAACAGATAGCCAAAGACCAGAAAAATGTTGAATTCCTTGGTCTAGTTGAAGATTTACCAACTTTTTTAGATGGTTGTGATGCTGTCGTAATTCCATCGCGATGGGAGCCTTGGGGAAATGTTTGTCTAGAGGCAAAAGCTGCTGCAAAACCAGTCATTGTGGCGAATGTGGATGGATTGAGCGAACAAGTAAAAGATTGTGGGTTGCTTGTCAAACCAGACGATCCACAAGCTTTAACGGAAGCGATCGCGAACTTCTGTAACATGAGTGACAACACATTAAGCACTTGGGCTGAAAATGGCAGAAGAAATGTCAAAAACGCACAGCAGTTTTACAATCAAGAGTGGAAAAATTTAATTTGGTCGTTTTGTAGGGGGTAA
- a CDS encoding Uma2 family endonuclease, which yields MLTTEQLTLQDFLRLPRIEESPAWEFVEGKAEQKTMPTLHHSMLQKRLTALIDRLNSPYEAFPELRCTLSNSSVVPDITIVHRDRIPLENTAIAGAPDWTIEILSPEQSTTKLIAKIQTCMREGTQLGWLIDSSEQVIMVLFPDLRVTLCQGSDRLPTLPDISLDLMAEQVFDLLRAPQ from the coding sequence ATGCTTACTACAGAGCAACTTACACTGCAAGATTTTCTGAGGCTTCCTAGGATTGAGGAATCGCCAGCCTGGGAATTTGTAGAGGGAAAAGCCGAGCAAAAAACTATGCCTACACTTCATCATAGTATGTTGCAAAAGCGCCTAACTGCACTGATAGATCGGCTAAATTCGCCCTATGAAGCATTTCCAGAACTTCGCTGCACTCTCAGCAACAGTTCAGTCGTCCCTGACATTACGATCGTTCACCGCGATCGCATTCCTTTAGAAAATACAGCGATCGCGGGCGCACCCGACTGGACAATCGAAATCCTGTCTCCAGAGCAGAGCACAACCAAGTTAATCGCTAAAATCCAAACATGTATGCGGGAGGGAACGCAACTTGGATGGTTAATCGATTCGTCCGAGCAGGTAATTATGGTGCTATTCCCCGATCTGCGTGTTACCTTGTGTCAAGGGAGCGATCGCCTACCTACCCTACCAGATATCTCTTTAGACTTGATGGCCGAGCAAGTATTTGATTTGCTCAGGGCACCGCAATAA
- a CDS encoding trypsin-like peptidase domain-containing protein has product MRKRLANLLACSWLLVGGANATGLTIGAIAAHAQESNGNIAQNSDEQTNIRVYQVAAPAVVSVQAERGSGSGSIIDPGGLVLTSAHVVRNSKKVTVILSDKRKIPGQVIASTRNPDLALIRLQNPGNLPSLSIGSSSQIQVGQRAFAIGNPFGRFAGTLTTGIVSRIDSDRKLIQTDAALNPGNSGGPLLNSKGELIGVNTSIYTAANRDGNIGLGFAITADTVKEFIQAAQQGRITSSTATPAAKTLRLNGIALNESLGSGDEVLSDGSLFKIYQFQGRAGQRVTIEMRSTDIDPYLVLFDPTGDKIAEDDDSAGKKDARIDATLPANGTYTLYANSYEVGESGKFNLTAKTNESNQSDRPTLTAFNNRSGILLQRNGRLGTGSRVLAKDGSLFETFSFSGVAGQVVKITLSSGDFHPYVAVFSPDRKLLNENNGLPDRKNAALTVQLPQTGTYQVIANAYDRRGRGNYSLIVKRVR; this is encoded by the coding sequence TTGAGAAAAAGGTTAGCTAATCTTCTTGCCTGTAGCTGGTTGTTGGTGGGTGGTGCCAATGCAACAGGGCTTACTATTGGCGCGATCGCTGCTCATGCTCAGGAATCGAATGGGAATATCGCGCAGAACTCGGACGAGCAAACCAATATCCGCGTTTATCAAGTCGCTGCCCCCGCAGTAGTATCGGTTCAGGCCGAACGGGGATCGGGAAGCGGTAGTATTATCGATCCTGGTGGGTTAGTCTTGACCAGCGCCCACGTAGTCAGAAATAGCAAGAAAGTCACGGTCATATTATCGGACAAGCGCAAGATCCCCGGTCAGGTGATTGCCAGTACCCGCAACCCTGACTTAGCTCTGATTCGCTTGCAAAACCCTGGTAACTTACCTAGCCTCAGTATCGGCTCCTCCAGTCAAATTCAGGTGGGCCAGCGTGCCTTTGCGATCGGGAATCCCTTTGGTCGGTTTGCTGGGACGCTCACCACAGGCATTGTGAGCCGCATTGATAGCGATCGCAAATTAATCCAAACCGATGCCGCGCTTAACCCAGGTAATTCCGGCGGCCCCTTGCTCAACAGTAAGGGCGAGTTGATCGGGGTAAATACCTCCATATACACCGCTGCCAATCGCGACGGTAACATCGGCCTGGGATTTGCGATTACCGCTGATACGGTCAAAGAATTCATCCAGGCAGCACAGCAAGGGCGCATTACTAGCTCGACCGCAACTCCAGCAGCCAAAACGCTGCGACTCAACGGGATTGCTTTGAACGAGTCCCTTGGTTCGGGAGACGAGGTGCTTTCCGATGGCAGTCTATTCAAGATCTACCAGTTTCAGGGACGTGCCGGTCAGAGAGTAACAATCGAAATGCGCAGCACCGATATCGACCCTTACCTGGTGCTCTTCGATCCGACAGGCGACAAAATTGCCGAAGATGACGATAGTGCTGGTAAAAAAGATGCTCGCATTGATGCCACCTTGCCAGCCAACGGCACCTATACGCTCTATGCCAACTCCTATGAAGTGGGAGAATCGGGTAAATTTAACCTCACAGCCAAAACTAATGAGTCAAACCAGTCAGATCGGCCAACTCTAACTGCGTTTAACAACCGTTCGGGGATTCTTTTGCAACGCAACGGCAGGCTGGGTACGGGTAGTAGGGTGTTGGCAAAGGATGGCAGCTTGTTTGAAACTTTCAGCTTTAGTGGAGTTGCCGGACAGGTGGTTAAAATCACCTTGAGTAGCGGCGATTTTCATCCCTACGTAGCGGTGTTTTCGCCAGACCGCAAACTATTGAATGAAAACAACGGCCTTCCAGATCGTAAAAATGCAGCTTTGACAGTGCAACTGCCTCAAACAGGCACCTATCAAGTGATCGCCAATGCCTACGATCGCCGAGGGCGGGGAAATTACAGCCTGATCGTAAAGCGGGTGCGCTAG
- a CDS encoding toprim domain-containing protein: protein MGASSLAFIPLRKAIIVEGATDMLLLPTIFRQVSQRTSLGFQIAPGLSVAPKSILSLLENEAPSVVFLTDNDAAGKELAKQLKEAGIEESRILHLPGVEGTVLEDCINKELYLEAINNEFLNWNQNPPIMSLKDLPDINRPKALSKWCKANSIKPPDKKVIAYRLLDFATGEQPKILIPSDMKEAFKELHEKITHELSLQQQD, encoded by the coding sequence ATGGGAGCAAGTAGTTTAGCCTTTATTCCACTTCGTAAAGCAATTATTGTAGAAGGAGCAACAGATATGCTTCTCCTGCCGACAATATTTCGGCAAGTAAGCCAAAGAACATCCCTAGGATTTCAAATTGCTCCAGGACTTTCAGTAGCTCCAAAGTCGATTTTAAGTTTACTTGAAAATGAAGCACCTAGCGTAGTTTTTTTGACTGATAATGATGCTGCTGGTAAGGAACTAGCTAAGCAACTGAAGGAGGCTGGGATTGAAGAATCACGAATACTACACCTGCCTGGTGTAGAAGGTACAGTTTTAGAAGATTGCATCAATAAGGAATTATATTTAGAGGCTATCAATAATGAGTTTCTGAATTGGAATCAAAATCCACCAATTATGTCCTTGAAAGATTTGCCAGATATAAACCGCCCAAAGGCTTTAAGCAAGTGGTGTAAAGCAAACAGCATTAAACCACCTGATAAGAAAGTTATTGCATATCGACTACTTGATTTTGCAACTGGGGAGCAACCAAAGATTCTCATTCCCTCAGATATGAAGGAAGCATTTAAGGAGTTGCACGAAAAGATAACTCATGAATTAAGTTTACAACAGCAAGACTAA
- a CDS encoding peptidoglycan-binding domain-containing protein — translation MKKPILQQGDKGEDVAELQRLLRLWGLWEDTASAMDGKFDSALRQAVCVWQHRVFLPETGVVDALTWHTLYTGGPVDMPVVRLGTRNQAVVTLQTILQQTGFYWHQVTGEFDVLTDVALRNFQQRCGLVTDGVAGYYTWRALSKLPH, via the coding sequence ATGAAAAAGCCGATCTTGCAGCAAGGCGATAAGGGTGAGGATGTGGCAGAATTACAAAGACTCTTAAGACTTTGGGGGCTTTGGGAAGACACGGCAAGTGCTATGGATGGTAAATTTGACAGTGCCCTCCGCCAGGCTGTATGCGTTTGGCAACATCGCGTGTTCCTACCAGAAACAGGTGTGGTTGATGCCTTAACCTGGCACACGCTCTATACAGGTGGGCCAGTTGATATGCCAGTGGTGCGACTGGGTACGCGCAACCAGGCGGTAGTGACTCTGCAAACGATATTGCAGCAAACCGGCTTTTATTGGCATCAAGTTACAGGTGAGTTTGACGTGCTTACAGATGTAGCATTGAGAAATTTTCAACAGCGCTGCGGCCTGGTTACCGATGGCGTAGCTGGTTACTATACCTGGCGCGCCCTCAGCAAATTACCGCACTAG
- a CDS encoding LL-diaminopimelate aminotransferase codes for MATINNNYLKLKAGYLFPEIARRVNAFAAAHPDAKIIRLGIGDVTEPLPSACRDAMIQAIADMGNRDTFKGYGPEQGYAWLREKIAAHDFQARGCDVDASEIFISDGSKCDCGNILDIFGDDNAIAVTDPVYPVYVDTNVMAGHTGDTNERGEYGGLVYLPITADNNFTAEIPSQKVDLIYLCFPNNPTGATATKEHLKAWVDYARAHGSIIFFDTAYEAFITDPNLPHSIYEIEGARDCAIEFRSFSKNAGFTGTRCAFTVVPKKLTAKAADGSDVELWNLWNRRQSTKFNGVSYIVQRGAEAVYSEAGQVQVKELIGFYMENARIIREKLTAAGIAVYGGVNAPYVWVKTPNGLSSWDFFDKLLSSCNVVGTPGSGFGAAGEGYFRISAFNSRENVEEAMQRIADKFTV; via the coding sequence ATGGCAACCATTAACAACAACTACCTCAAACTCAAAGCTGGCTACCTATTTCCTGAAATTGCCCGACGGGTTAATGCCTTTGCCGCTGCCCACCCCGATGCCAAAATTATTCGACTGGGGATTGGCGATGTGACGGAGCCGTTACCCAGTGCTTGCCGCGATGCCATGATTCAAGCCATTGCCGATATGGGCAATCGCGATACATTTAAGGGTTACGGCCCCGAACAGGGCTATGCCTGGTTGCGCGAAAAAATTGCTGCCCATGACTTCCAAGCGCGGGGCTGCGATGTGGATGCTTCAGAAATCTTTATCTCCGATGGCTCTAAGTGCGACTGCGGCAATATCCTTGATATTTTTGGGGATGATAACGCGATCGCGGTTACCGATCCCGTTTACCCAGTTTATGTCGATACCAATGTGATGGCGGGACATACGGGCGATACTAACGAGCGCGGCGAATACGGCGGTTTGGTATATTTGCCGATTACTGCCGACAATAACTTCACCGCCGAGATTCCCAGTCAGAAAGTGGATCTAATTTATCTCTGCTTTCCCAATAATCCTACAGGTGCTACTGCCACTAAGGAACATCTCAAAGCCTGGGTAGACTATGCCAGAGCGCATGGCTCCATCATTTTCTTCGATACCGCTTACGAAGCATTCATAACCGATCCCAATCTTCCCCATTCGATTTATGAAATAGAGGGAGCGAGGGATTGCGCGATCGAGTTCCGTTCCTTCTCCAAAAATGCTGGCTTTACCGGCACGCGCTGCGCCTTCACGGTCGTACCCAAAAAACTAACGGCAAAAGCTGCTGACGGTTCGGATGTGGAATTGTGGAATCTGTGGAATCGCCGTCAATCTACCAAGTTCAACGGTGTTTCGTATATCGTTCAACGCGGAGCCGAAGCCGTATATTCTGAAGCAGGTCAGGTACAGGTGAAGGAACTAATTGGCTTCTACATGGAGAATGCCAGAATTATCCGCGAGAAGTTAACCGCCGCAGGCATAGCAGTTTATGGCGGTGTTAACGCCCCCTACGTCTGGGTTAAAACTCCCAATGGACTATCTAGTTGGGATTTCTTTGATAAGCTATTGAGCAGTTGTAATGTGGTGGGAACGCCTGGTTCTGGGTTTGGAGCAGCGGGCGAAGGCTATTTCCGCATCTCAGCATTCAATAGTCGCGAAAACGTGGAAGAAGCCATGCAGCGCATTGCCGACAAATTTACGGTGTAA
- a CDS encoding undecaprenyldiphospho-muramoylpentapeptide beta-N-acetylglucosaminyltransferase gives MKKIVLTGGGTAGHVTPNIALIPSLQKSGWQVEYIGSHDGIERQLITDLGIPYYGISSGKLRRYINWQNFTDPFKVLKGIVDAFCLIRKIRPNAVFSKGGFVTVPVIIASWLNRVPVIIHESDLTPGLANKISIPFATKICVTFPETLQYVPQAILTGLPIRQEILSGDADAGRHLCGFTRSLPVLLVIGGSTGSQKINQAVRASLTQLASQFQIVHACGKGQSDRQLESHPNYKQFEYLGAELADILAMADIVVSRAGANAIFEFLALQKPNLLIPLSKAASRGDQILNANSFANRGYSAVLLEEDLKPESLVRAVADLFASKQNYIAKMGNIDGGDGIAQIMHLIDRIST, from the coding sequence ATGAAAAAGATCGTACTTACTGGTGGAGGGACAGCCGGACACGTCACTCCCAATATAGCGTTGATTCCCAGCTTGCAAAAGTCGGGCTGGCAAGTTGAATATATTGGCTCCCATGATGGGATCGAGCGTCAGTTAATTACCGATCTGGGCATCCCCTATTACGGTATTTCCTCGGGGAAACTGAGAAGATATATCAACTGGCAAAACTTTACCGACCCTTTTAAGGTGTTGAAAGGTATCGTCGATGCCTTTTGCCTCATCCGTAAAATAAGGCCCAATGCCGTATTTTCTAAGGGGGGCTTCGTCACCGTACCTGTAATTATTGCCAGTTGGCTCAATCGCGTGCCCGTCATTATCCACGAGTCCGATCTGACCCCTGGCCTAGCGAACAAAATTTCTATACCGTTTGCCACCAAAATCTGCGTTACATTTCCCGAGACTTTGCAATACGTCCCCCAAGCTATTCTTACGGGGTTGCCAATTCGGCAGGAGATCTTGAGCGGTGATGCGGATGCGGGCAGGCATCTATGCGGCTTTACGCGATCGCTACCCGTTTTACTGGTAATTGGTGGCAGCACCGGATCGCAAAAAATTAACCAGGCGGTAAGAGCCAGTTTGACGCAACTCGCATCTCAGTTTCAGATCGTTCACGCTTGCGGCAAAGGGCAAAGCGATCGCCAATTGGAGTCTCATCCCAACTACAAACAATTTGAATACTTAGGGGCAGAGCTAGCCGATATCCTTGCCATGGCGGATATTGTAGTTTCACGAGCAGGAGCTAATGCCATTTTTGAATTTCTGGCACTACAGAAACCCAATTTACTCATCCCCCTATCTAAAGCGGCCAGTCGCGGCGATCAGATCCTGAATGCCAATTCGTTTGCCAATCGAGGTTACAGTGCTGTCCTGCTCGAAGAAGATTTGAAACCCGAGAGTTTGGTACGAGCAGTTGCAGATTTATTTGCCTCTAAGCAAAACTACATCGCCAAAATGGGCAATATAGATGGTGGGGATGGTATCGCCCAAATTATGCACTTAATCGATCGAATCTCAACTTAA
- a CDS encoding gamma carbonic anhydrase family protein yields MPDFAFPQLDLSQAVFVAPDAVAIGDVKVADRVSIWYKAVIRADLNAIRIGACSNVQDGAILHGDPGLPLLISEYVTIGHRAVIHGLEVGRGSLVGIGAIILEGVRVGAGSIVGAGAVVTKDVPPGTVVAGVPAKVMRSLSEAEIADLIAHAEKYYRLALCHAGKSTDTGFGSVMRSDRANG; encoded by the coding sequence ATGCCCGATTTTGCTTTCCCTCAACTGGATTTGTCCCAAGCTGTTTTTGTTGCCCCTGATGCGGTGGCGATCGGCGATGTCAAGGTAGCGGATCGCGTCAGTATTTGGTACAAAGCCGTGATTCGCGCTGACTTAAATGCGATACGGATTGGTGCCTGTAGTAACGTTCAGGATGGTGCGATCTTGCATGGCGATCCAGGCCTGCCATTGCTGATTTCCGAATACGTGACGATCGGGCATCGCGCTGTAATTCACGGCTTGGAGGTCGGTCGCGGTAGTCTCGTCGGAATTGGAGCAATCATCCTCGAAGGCGTGAGAGTTGGGGCTGGAAGCATTGTGGGAGCGGGTGCTGTAGTTACTAAGGACGTACCGCCTGGAACTGTGGTGGCGGGCGTACCTGCTAAAGTAATGCGATCGCTGTCTGAAGCAGAAATCGCCGATCTGATCGCACACGCTGAGAAGTACTACCGACTAGCACTCTGCCATGCGGGCAAAAGCACGGATACGGGATTTGGATCGGTCATGCGATCGGATCGAGCAAATGGGTGA
- a CDS encoding IS3 family transposase (programmed frameshift), which translates to MSNKRKQYNPQFKAKVALEAIRGEKTISELVSQYEVHATLINNWKRQLLDEAISLFEKSSGAHKADESQQAEIDELYRQIGQLKVERDFLGQQVSTVGVEERKALVVSDHCELSMVRQCQLLGIARSSFYYQPQAPTEEELRLLKLIDQQYLETPFYGSRRMTVVLRQQGHEVNRKRVQRLMRQLGIAAIYPKPRLSQAHPEHQVYPYLLRGLAITDANQVWCTDITYLPVLKGHFYLVAMMDWYSRKVLSWRISNTLEVRFCIEALQEAIAQYGSPEIFNSDRGSQFTANAFTGCLKASGVQISMDGRGRFYDNIFIERLWRSLKYELIYLIAFEDGIHLNKEVRKWFNWYNQERPHQALNYRTPELVYWERLSGSVSTGESFPKTT; encoded by the exons ATGAGTAACAAACGCAAGCAGTACAATCCGCAATTCAAAGCGAAAGTTGCCCTGGAAGCGATTCGGGGCGAGAAGACCATCTCGGAATTGGTAAGTCAGTATGAAGTTCATGCAACGCTGATTAACAACTGGAAACGACAGTTGCTGGATGAAGCCATTAGCCTGTTTGAGAAAAGTAGTGGGGCGCATAAAGCTGATGAGAGCCAACAAGCCGAGATTGACGAGTTATATCGTCAGATCGGACAGTTGAAGGTAGAACGGGATTTTTTAG GCCAACAGGTCAGCACAGTTGGGGTTGAAGAACGCAAAGCCCTGGTAGTGTCTGACCATTGTGAACTGAGTATGGTGCGGCAATGCCAATTGCTAGGGATTGCTCGTTCCAGCTTCTACTATCAACCGCAAGCACCCACAGAGGAAGAGTTGAGATTGTTAAAGCTGATTGACCAGCAATACTTAGAAACACCATTTTATGGTAGTCGTCGCATGACCGTAGTGCTGCGCCAACAAGGTCATGAGGTGAATCGCAAACGGGTACAACGGTTGATGCGTCAGTTGGGGATAGCAGCGATTTATCCCAAGCCCCGTTTAAGCCAGGCACATCCAGAGCATCAGGTATATCCCTATCTGCTGCGTGGATTAGCTATTACCGACGCCAATCAGGTCTGGTGTACTGATATCACCTATTTGCCAGTACTGAAAGGGCATTTCTATCTCGTGGCAATGATGGACTGGTACAGTCGGAAAGTCTTGTCTTGGCGGATTTCAAACACCTTAGAAGTAAGGTTTTGCATTGAAGCCTTGCAGGAGGCAATTGCTCAGTATGGCAGTCCTGAGATTTTTAACTCGGATCGAGGCAGTCAGTTTACCGCAAATGCCTTTACAGGATGTCTGAAAGCCTCTGGAGTGCAAATCAGCATGGATGGGCGTGGACGGTTTTACGACAACATTTTCATCGAACGGTTGTGGCGATCGCTGAAATACGAGTTGATTTACTTAATCGCTTTCGAAGATGGTATTCATTTGAATAAGGAAGTACGAAAATGGTTTAATTGGTATAATCAAGAGCGTCCGCATCAAGCATTGAATTATCGCACCCCAGAACTTGTTTACTGGGAAAGGCTTTCAGGTAGTGTCTCCACTGGAGAATCATTTCCTAAAACCACTTGA
- a CDS encoding type II toxin-antitoxin system VapC family toxin — MRSKVAEFEADLVITIVTVQELFNGWVGRLNDPAQVNHQVRLYAKLSKVVAFIQEVEVLALDDIADRCFRQMLTDYPSLRKKRMQKDMRIAAIALSSNATVVTRNRRDFEQVPGLKIEDWTL, encoded by the coding sequence GTGAGAAGTAAAGTTGCTGAGTTTGAGGCAGATCTGGTAATTACAATCGTGACTGTCCAGGAGCTATTTAATGGTTGGGTTGGTCGTCTCAATGACCCTGCCCAGGTAAACCATCAGGTCAGGCTTTATGCAAAACTGTCGAAAGTTGTGGCATTTATTCAAGAAGTTGAGGTATTAGCTCTGGATGATATCGCCGATCGCTGTTTTCGACAGATGCTAACCGATTATCCTAGTCTGCGGAAGAAGCGCATGCAAAAGGATATGCGGATTGCCGCGATCGCACTTTCTAGCAATGCCACAGTCGTGACACGCAACCGTCGAGATTTCGAGCAGGTGCCGGGACTGAAAATAGAGGATTGGACGCTTTAG
- the obgE gene encoding GTPase ObgE: MQFIDRVEIQVKAGNGGDGIVAFRREKYVPAGGPSGGNGGNGGSIVLEATTDLQTLLDFRFEHIFKAEDGKRGGPNNMTGAQGKDRIIKVPCGTVAINAETEEIVGDLLEPQQQLLVAKGGKGGLGNKYFLSNRNRAPEYALPGLPGEEFHLRLELKLIAEVGIIGLPNAGKSTLISVLSSARPKVADYPFTTLVPNLGVVSKPSGDGVVFADIPGLIEGAHTGIGLGHEFLRHVERTRILIHMVDMTAEEPLASYETIQSELTAYGHGLPDKPQILVLNKADAITEAEAEAIAAQFITHIQIQPLIISAAAKKGLDRLLQAVWQSLDSQPEDIRSQEKVAY, translated from the coding sequence ATGCAATTTATAGATCGAGTTGAAATTCAGGTAAAAGCGGGCAATGGTGGCGACGGCATCGTTGCCTTTCGGCGCGAGAAATATGTACCAGCGGGTGGGCCATCCGGTGGCAATGGTGGCAATGGCGGTTCGATCGTCCTGGAAGCTACAACCGACCTGCAAACGCTGCTGGACTTTCGGTTCGAGCATATTTTTAAAGCTGAAGACGGCAAGCGCGGCGGGCCTAATAATATGACTGGGGCGCAAGGTAAGGATCGCATTATTAAAGTTCCCTGCGGTACGGTAGCGATTAACGCTGAGACTGAAGAAATTGTTGGCGATCTGCTCGAGCCGCAGCAACAACTCCTTGTTGCCAAGGGCGGCAAAGGTGGCTTAGGTAATAAGTATTTTCTGAGCAATCGCAACCGCGCGCCAGAATATGCTTTGCCCGGACTGCCAGGTGAGGAATTCCACCTGCGCCTGGAGTTAAAGCTGATCGCGGAAGTGGGGATTATTGGTTTGCCCAATGCGGGGAAATCCACGTTGATCTCCGTACTGTCATCAGCACGTCCTAAGGTGGCAGACTACCCATTTACAACGCTGGTGCCCAATCTGGGTGTCGTGTCCAAACCGAGCGGCGATGGTGTGGTGTTTGCGGATATTCCCGGCCTGATTGAGGGAGCACATACGGGGATTGGTCTGGGTCACGAGTTTCTCCGCCATGTCGAACGCACTCGCATTCTGATTCATATGGTGGACATGACTGCTGAGGAACCCTTAGCTAGTTACGAAACTATCCAAAGCGAACTCACAGCCTACGGGCACGGTTTACCCGATAAACCCCAAATTCTGGTACTGAATAAGGCGGATGCCATAACGGAGGCAGAAGCGGAAGCGATCGCCGCCCAATTTATCACCCACATCCAGATCCAACCTCTAATTATTTCGGCAGCGGCGAAAAAGGGATTAGATCGGCTTTTGCAAGCAGTGTGGCAAAGCCTCGACTCGCAACCAGAAGATATTAGATCGCAGGAAAAAGTTGCATACTAG